A stretch of the Vitis vinifera cultivar Pinot Noir 40024 chromosome 16, ASM3070453v1 genome encodes the following:
- the LOC104878679 gene encoding LEAF RUST 10 DISEASE-RESISTANCE LOCUS RECEPTOR-LIKE PROTEIN KINASE-like 2.1 translates to MMLREAKVVALTVFHTFLLAICAANGNQTCRPSSCGDIKKISNPFRLKGDPSGCGDPDYELVCENNRTMVNLEHGKYYVADINYVNYTIRVVDPGVEKGNCFSAPLYSLTREIFRSDKRAYFLNPHEATNTTVLMNCEQPISDGNYIPITPCNRSNVTSSSSQAYVYALVGGGDSLLVNDIKYSCTISRTIITQFLKPGNLSMSDLQEILLQGLDISFLPFRCKSECHVKGPYCDLDWTKNTVKWYSFGYWFSEYLESLRDRSTFSSNGVRERYNYYYHYETALYLGWIIRYIGMIIIGRAIPGILCLLVYLIYKFRRRHLSLDDGIEEFLHSHKNLQPIKYSYSEIKKMTHNFKNKLGQGGFGSVYKGKLQSGHIVAVKMLVMSKANGQDFINEVATIGRIHHVNVVRLVGFCIQRSKWALVYDFMPNGSLDKFVFLDQGNNIPLNWERLYKIALGVGRGIEYLHQGYDMQILHFDIKPHNILLDEDFTPKVSDFGLAKLYSTNDSIVSITAARGTLGYIAPELFYKNIGGVSFKADVYSFGMLLLEMVGKRKNVNTFAEHSSQMYFTSWIYKYDQEEDMEMGDATEEEKRYVRKMVIVALWCIQMKPVDRPSMSQALEMLEGEVELLNMPPKPTLWSIDNHEQFMVEASTSSSNSMGTITLNGR, encoded by the exons ATGATGCTCAGAGAAGCAAAAGTTGTGGCATTAACAGTCTTCCACACTTTCTTGCTTGCAATTTGTGCTGCTAATGGAAACCAGACATGCAGGCCTTCTTCTTGtggagatattaaaaaaatcagcAACCCTTTCCGATTGAAAGGTGATCCGTCTGGGTGTGGTGATCCTGACTATGAATTGGTCTGCGAAAATAATCGTACTATGGTAAACCTGGAGCATGGGAAATACTATGTTGCCGATATCAACTACGTTAACTACACCATTCGGGTAGTGGATCCTGGGGTGGAAAAGGGCAACTGTTTCTCCGCTCCTCTGTATTCCTTGACAAGAGAAATATTCCGTTCTGATAAGAGAGCATATTTTTTGAATCCGCATGAAGCGACCAATACCACGGTTTTGATGAACTGCGAGCAGCCAATAAGTGATGGCAACTATATTCCTATCACTCCTTGCAACAGAAGCAATGTGACTTCATCTTCCTCACAAGCATATGTTTATGCACTAGTCGGCGGAGGAGACTCCCTGCTGGTGAATGATATTAAGTATTCATGCACCATTAGCAGGACTATTATTACTCAATTCTTGAAGCCCGGCAATCTTTCAATGTCAGATTTGCAAGAAATACTTCTTCAGGGGCTTGATATTTCATTCTTGCCCTTCCGTTGCAAAAGCGAATGCCATGTGAAAGGGCCATACTGCGATCTAGATTGGACCAAAAATACTGTAAAAT GGTACTCTTTTGGGTATTGGTTCTCTGAATATTTGGAATCTTTAAGGG ATCGGAGCACCTTTTCAAGCAACG GTGTGAGAGAAAGATACAACTACTACTACCACTATGAAACTGCACTTTACCTTG GTTGGATAATAAGATACATAG GCATGATCATCATCGGGAGGGCCATACCTGGTATTTTGTGTTTGCTTGTCTATTTAATCTACAAGTTTCGACGAAGACACTTATCATTGGATGATGGTATTGAAGAATTTCTACATAGCCATAAAAATCTTCAGCCAATCAAATACTCATATTCAGAGATAAAAAAGATGACtcataattttaagaataaattaggTCAAGGAGGTTTTGGCTCTGTGTATAAAGGAAAACTCCAAAGTGGTCACATTGTAGCTGTAAAAATGTTAGTTATGTCAAAAGCTAATGGGCAAGATTTCATCAATGAAGTTGCTACAATCGGAAGGATTCATCATGTTAATGTTGTGAGACTTGTTGGATTTTGTATACAGAGATCAAAATGGGCTCTTGTATATGACTTCATGCCAAATGGGTCTCTTGATAAGtttgtttttcttgaccaaGGAAACAACATTCCCTTGAATTGGGAAAGATTATACAAGATTGCACTTGGAGTGGGACGTGGGATTGAATACTTACATCAGGGATATGACATGCAAATTCTccattttgatatcaagccaCACAACATTCTTCTTGATGAAGACTTCACACcaaaagtttcagattttggtcttgcaaaattatattcaacaaaTGATAGTATCGTATCCATCACTGCTGCTAGAGGAACCTTGGGCTACATTGCTCCTGAATTATTCTACAAAAACATTGGAGGTGTATCATTTAAGgctgatgtttatagttttggaatgttgttaTTGGAAATGgtagggaaaaggaagaatgttAACACATTTGCAGAACATTCAAGTCAAATGTATTTCACATCATGGATTTATAAATATGATCAAGAAGAGGACATGGAAATGGGAGATGCCACTGAGGAGGAAAAAAGGTATGTAAGGAAAATGGTGATAGTTGCACTATGGTGTATACAAATGAAGCCTGTAGATCGTCCTTCAATGAGCCAAGCATTGGAGATGCTTGAAGGAGAGGTTGAACTCTTGAACATGCCTCCTAAGCCAACTCTATGGTCTATTGATAATCATGAGCAATTCATGGTAGAGGCATCAACTTCATCATCCAATTCCATGGGTACAATTACCTTAAATGGAAGGTAG
- the LOC100243072 gene encoding rust resistance kinase Lr10 produces MDRSLSLFLFLFLTLFVEMRGGRGECPTSNRCGDQGPLIQFPFRLKGQPHHCGYPGFVLSCTENNQIMLELPDSVKLLVKNIIYKSREIIVQNPDNCLERQLRNLSLASSPFQFKFEGDVTFFNCSLLKTAESFAAHFIPCLSIPGNPVYAVDSFYPLQNMDLSSCRRLYNASVGYHVFTDYKFNGSAFSLKWPKSICGSCLRGGHICRLKKSNSKEPETECIKGVSKQAIVTGTIFGFFLLVLVIAMFYRLYRSDKLERENGIKVKRFLEDYEALKPSRYSYADIKRITNQFKDKLGQGGYGTVYKGKLSHEVFVAVKILNNSQGNGEEFINEVATMGTIHHVNIVRLVGFCADGFKRALIYEYLPNESLEKFIFSRDVKNYSLSWKKLQEIAIGIAKGIEYLHQGCDKRILHFDIKPHNILLDHNFNPRVSDFGLAKLCSKEQSAVSMTVARGTIGYIAPEVLSRNFGNVSYKSDVYSFGMLLLEMVGGRKNIDVSVESTSQVYFPEWIYNHLDIGEELYIRIEEKGDVEIAKKLAIVGLSCIQWFPMDRPSMKIVVQMLEGGGKLTMPPNPFASTTPTKTNLSKPGSVFQQELAIISEIE; encoded by the exons ATGGATCGAtctctctctttatttttgttcttgtttCTGACCTTGTTTGTGGAGATGAGAGGGGGCCGAGGTGAGTGCCCGACATCAAATCGTTGTGGCGACCAGGGTCCACTCATCCAGTTCCCTTTCCGTCTAAAAGGCCAGCCACACCACTGTGGATACCCGGGATTTGTTTTATCTTGCACTGAGAATAATCAGATCATGCTGGAGCTGCCAGATTCGGTAAAGCTCTTGGTGAAGAATATAATCTACAAATCCAGGGAAATCATTGTCCAGAACCCGGATAATTGCCTTGAGAGACAGCTTCGAAACCTTAGTTTAGCTTCGTCCCCCTTCCAGTTCAAATTTGAGGGGGACGTCACCTTCTTCAATTGTTCCTTACTTAAAACGGCAGAATCATTTGCTGCTCACTTCATCCCTTGCCTTTCTATCCCTGGTAACCCAGTTTATGCCGTTGATTCCTTCTATCCCCTCCAAAATATGGACCTATCGTCTTGCCGCAGGCTTTACAACGCTTCAGTTGGATATCATGTCTTTACGGATTATAAATTCAATGGAAGTGCGTTTTCTTTGAAGTGGCCGAAATCAATATGTGGAAGCTGCCTACGAGGAGGACACATATGCAGACTGAAGAAGAGTAATAGCAAGGAACCAGAAACTGAATGTATTAAAG GTGTATCAAAGCAAGCAATAGTAACag GCACAATCTTTGGTTTCTTTCTACTTGTGTTAGTAATTGCTATGTTTTATCGTCTCTATAGATCAGATAAATTAGAAAGAGAGAATGGAATAAAGGTTAAAAGGTTTCTGGAAGACTATGAAGCTCTCAAGCCCTCAAGATACTCCTATGCTGATATTAAAAGGATTACAAATCAATTCAAAGATAAATTAGGCCAAGGAGGTTATGGAACCGTGTACAAGGGAAAGCTTTCACATGAAGTTTTTGTTGCAGTAAAAATCCTTAATAATTCTCAAGGAAATGGAGAAGAGTTCATTAATGAAGTGGCAACGATGGGTACAATCCACCATGTTAATATAGTTCGCTTAGTCGGATTTTGTGCTGATGGATTTAAACGAGCTCTAATTTATGAGTACTTACCAAATGAGTCATTAGAGAAGTTCATATTTTCAAGAGATGTTAAGAACTATTCACTCAGTTGgaagaaacttcaagaaattgcTATAGGTATAGCGAAAGGAATTGAGTATCTTCATCAAGGTTGTGATAAAAGAATCctccattttgatatcaaacctCATAATATTTTACTTGATCACAACTTTAATCCAAGGGTTTCTGACTTTGGTTTAGCCAAATTGTGCTCCAAGGAACAAAGTGCGGTCTCTATGACCGTTGCAAGGGGAACAATAGGCTACATTGCTCCAGAAGTGTTGTCTAGGAATTTTGGGAATGTGTCTTATAAGTcagatgtttatagttttggaatgttgttaCTTGAAATGGTTGGAGGGAGGAAGAATATTGATGTTAGTGTGGAGAGTACTAGCCAAGTATACTTCCCAGAATGGATTTATAATCATTTGGATATAGGGGAAGAATTGTATATTCGGATTGAAGAAAAAGGAGATGTTGAGATTGCAAAGAAATTAGCAATTGTGGGACTCTCATGTATTCAATGGTTTCCAATGGATCGTCCTTCCATGAAAATTGTGGTTCAAATGTTGGAAGGAGGAGGCAAGTTAACCATGCCTCCTAATCCTTTTGCTTCAACAACTCCAACAAAGACAAACTTGAGCAAACCAGGAAGTGTTTTTCAACAAGAGTTAGCAATCATTTCAGAAATAGAGTAA